The Methanolacinia petrolearia DSM 11571 genome has a segment encoding these proteins:
- a CDS encoding TatD family hydrolase, with the protein MKPPQIPITDDHIHIDPVNGRGMEAVKDFKRSGGTHMFLVTKPSWSHGIAPSRGEDFIDVFEATIKTAMMIKEEGVTAFPILGVHPAEMTRMTDRLPLEEIEKIMCDALSIAGEYVKEGKAVALKNGRPHYPVEDEILNSSNRVLMHAIELAADCGCALQIHAESGPCSDVVKMAEDAKMPVYRVVKHFAIPETPLTPSMLAKHEAIPGMANAGRLMTMESDYMDDNERPGSVIGPRSVPRYTRKMLDCGSIDEETAFRIHKDNPEKIYGVEITL; encoded by the coding sequence ATGAAACCCCCGCAGATCCCCATAACCGACGACCACATCCATATCGATCCCGTTAACGGCCGCGGGATGGAGGCGGTAAAAGATTTCAAAAGATCCGGCGGGACACATATGTTTCTCGTCACAAAGCCGTCGTGGTCGCACGGGATCGCACCATCACGCGGGGAGGATTTTATCGATGTCTTCGAGGCGACCATCAAAACCGCCATGATGATCAAAGAGGAGGGAGTAACCGCATTCCCGATCCTCGGCGTCCATCCGGCCGAGATGACGAGGATGACAGACAGGCTCCCTCTCGAAGAGATCGAGAAGATCATGTGCGACGCCCTCTCGATTGCGGGGGAATATGTAAAGGAGGGCAAGGCCGTTGCACTCAAAAACGGGAGACCGCACTATCCTGTCGAAGACGAGATCCTGAACTCCTCGAACAGGGTGCTCATGCACGCAATCGAACTTGCCGCGGATTGCGGGTGTGCACTCCAGATCCATGCCGAGAGCGGACCGTGCTCTGATGTCGTAAAGATGGCGGAGGATGCAAAAATGCCGGTCTACAGGGTCGTCAAGCACTTCGCAATCCCCGAGACCCCGCTCACCCCGTCGATGCTCGCAAAGCACGAGGCGATACCGGGGATGGCAAACGCAGGGAGGCTCATGACGATGGAGAGCGACTACATGGACGACAACGAGAGGCCCGGATCTGTAATCGGCCCGAGATCGGTCCCGCGGTATACGAGAAAGATGCTTGACTGCGGTTCGATCGACGAAGAGACCGCATTCAGGATACACAAAGACAATCCCGAGAAGATCTACGGCGTGGAGATCACGCTGTGA
- a CDS encoding DUF424 domain-containing protein yields the protein MYLRIYKMPGKGEIVAACDRELLNRTLTFGDIEFFVDEKFYGNTPATEEELITALKEAENANLVGIKVVSVAIRCGAAEQESCLMIGDIPHIQIL from the coding sequence ATGTATCTCCGAATATACAAGATGCCCGGCAAGGGAGAGATCGTTGCCGCGTGCGATCGTGAACTTCTCAACCGGACTCTGACCTTCGGCGATATCGAGTTCTTTGTCGATGAGAAGTTTTACGGCAATACCCCGGCAACTGAAGAAGAACTCATAACTGCGTTAAAGGAAGCTGAAAACGCCAACCTGGTGGGCATAAAAGTAGTATCCGTCGCAATCAGATGCGGGGCGGCGGAGCAGGAGTCCTGCCTCATGATCGGCGATATCCCGCACATCCAGATCTTATAA
- a CDS encoding dihydroneopterin aldolase family protein gives MDDKIQAAFEAGIKLGALYHQWVGTPISPETAHTVETAIEKAVGLQPFVTDIKVRIDTGLMVLNSFGYSELAGKMFDVSITTKVGDAVCHAKLALENEYPLMKIISIE, from the coding sequence ATGGACGATAAGATACAGGCCGCATTCGAAGCGGGAATAAAACTAGGGGCACTCTACCACCAGTGGGTCGGGACACCCATCTCGCCGGAGACCGCACATACCGTAGAGACTGCAATCGAAAAAGCCGTCGGGCTCCAGCCCTTTGTAACGGATATCAAAGTCAGGATCGATACCGGACTAATGGTCCTCAACTCATTCGGCTACAGTGAACTCGCCGGGAAGATGTTCGATGTCTCGATCACCACGAAGGTCGGCGACGCAGTATGCCATGCGAAGCTTGCACTCGAGAACGAATACCCGCTGATGAAGATTATCAGCATAGAATAA